A single Leptospira kirschneri serovar Cynopteri str. 3522 CT DNA region contains:
- a CDS encoding heme-binding domain-containing protein produces the protein MKKKFLFSITIVITILLLQFLPLDPPQGKNQNEIQISDEVKKILDQSCYDCHSDLTRWPWYSKVFPINLYLYHHVEEGKAELNFSEWELLSKKEKSTKGDSILEVLEEGEMPPSDYILLHPSAKITEEELEVLKNWIQGLEEEYQKE, from the coding sequence ATGAAAAAGAAATTTCTTTTCTCCATTACGATTGTGATAACGATCTTACTTCTACAATTTTTACCTTTAGATCCTCCTCAAGGAAAGAATCAAAATGAAATCCAAATTTCGGATGAAGTCAAAAAGATATTGGATCAATCTTGTTATGATTGTCATTCTGATCTGACCCGCTGGCCTTGGTATTCTAAAGTTTTTCCGATCAACCTTTACTTATATCATCACGTAGAAGAAGGTAAAGCGGAACTCAATTTTTCAGAATGGGAACTTTTGAGTAAAAAAGAAAAATCTACAAAAGGGGATTCTATTTTAGAAGTTCTTGAAGAAGGAGAAATGCCTCCCTCTGACTATATTCTTCTACATCCTTCCGCAAAAATCACCGAAGAAGAATTGGAAGTTTTGAAAAACTGGATTCAAGGTTTGGAAGAAGAGTATCAGAAAGAGTAA
- a CDS encoding 16S rRNA (uracil(1498)-N(3))-methyltransferase: protein MNLLICKEEWRIEKSNRFSIQDPKKINHICSILNKREGNRLKAGLIDTNLGQFLLEEINKNQIVGTYKPILVPCSRFPEVHILMAINRPPTVRKILQLAGTWGITSIHFFISKNSRKDYLTSPIWNQDEIESELLEGMEQGKNIFLPKVCFDFQNQIENILTKKLKELDFTFRFVLDRKGFTFTQMFKEKKLDSNFGMYSKIPRILAAIGPESGFVPNEIDFWKRFGFKKLNLSDRVLRTETAFAFLLARLEEKILF from the coding sequence TTGAATCTGCTCATTTGTAAAGAAGAATGGAGAATTGAAAAATCAAATCGATTTTCCATCCAAGATCCTAAAAAGATCAATCATATATGCAGTATTTTGAATAAACGAGAGGGAAATCGTTTAAAAGCGGGACTGATAGATACAAATTTGGGGCAATTCCTTCTTGAAGAAATAAATAAGAATCAAATCGTAGGGACCTATAAACCAATCTTAGTTCCATGCTCCCGTTTTCCGGAAGTACATATTCTAATGGCGATCAATCGACCTCCTACGGTTCGAAAAATTCTTCAGTTAGCAGGAACTTGGGGAATTACATCGATCCATTTTTTTATCAGTAAAAATTCTAGAAAAGATTATCTAACCTCCCCCATTTGGAACCAAGACGAAATCGAATCCGAACTTTTAGAAGGTATGGAACAAGGAAAAAATATATTTCTTCCTAAGGTGTGTTTCGACTTTCAAAATCAAATCGAAAATATTCTTACAAAAAAATTGAAAGAATTAGACTTTACGTTTCGTTTTGTTTTAGATCGAAAAGGTTTTACTTTTACCCAGATGTTTAAAGAAAAAAAATTAGATTCAAATTTTGGAATGTATTCTAAAATACCTCGTATTTTAGCCGCGATCGGTCCGGAAAGTGGATTTGTTCCAAACGAAATCGATTTTTGGAAACGTTTCGGTTTCAAAAAATTAAATCTTTCCGATCGAGTTCTTCGTACAGAAACAGCTTTTGCATTTTTACTCGCAAGACTTGAAGAAAAAATACTTTTTTAA
- the fliN gene encoding flagellar motor switch protein FliN encodes MGEGSLSQEDIDALLTGGGGEAAAPSSGGGGGSDFNLSGELDSLLGSEGGAATDSSGTDSPSFADISAALGPSPTPAPAAPRPTSRQSSPSQSTNLNLLMDVNLALTVELGRTNMFIKDVNGLNEGIVVELDKNVGEDLDILANGRLVGRGKLVAMDDFYGIQITEIVDQSRRL; translated from the coding sequence ATGGGAGAAGGGTCACTCTCACAAGAGGATATAGACGCACTTTTAACTGGCGGCGGTGGGGAAGCTGCGGCTCCTTCTTCAGGAGGCGGCGGCGGGTCCGATTTCAATCTGAGTGGGGAGTTAGATTCACTCCTGGGAAGTGAAGGAGGAGCTGCGACTGATAGTTCTGGAACCGACTCTCCTTCTTTTGCAGATATTTCCGCGGCTTTGGGGCCTTCTCCAACTCCTGCGCCCGCAGCGCCTAGGCCGACTTCTCGTCAGTCTTCTCCGTCTCAGTCCACAAATCTAAACTTACTCATGGATGTAAATCTGGCTCTTACTGTAGAGTTGGGTAGGACAAATATGTTTATCAAAGACGTCAACGGTTTGAATGAAGGTATTGTCGTAGAATTAGATAAAAATGTGGGAGAAGATTTAGATATTCTTGCGAATGGTCGTTTGGTAGGAAGAGGGAAACTAGTTGCAATGGATGACTTTTACGGGATTCAAATTACGGAGATTGTAGATCAAAGTAGAAGGCTTTAG
- a CDS encoding SPFH domain-containing protein, translating into MSAGFMFTLFFIALIYLIRKTFIVVPERYCYVVERLGVFKGALKAGFHFLWPVIEVVKYRQNLKEIAIDIPPQMCITKDNVSISVDGILYLKVVDAYKASYAIENFMLATQQLAQTTLRSEIGKLILDQTFSERDDINSHVVRALDEATDPWGIKVTRYEIKNISPPKEILHEMEEQVKAERVKRAEITISEGEKLSRINRSVGEREEAINISEGEKMKKINEAEGKALEIELIAAAKAKGIRMIAESISKEGGEEAVNLQITEDYLTGLGEILSTSKTTILPAELANIASVFEGLSKVTGKLPEIKTQKEKEGQ; encoded by the coding sequence ATGTCTGCAGGATTTATGTTCACGTTATTTTTTATAGCGTTGATTTATTTGATTCGTAAGACTTTTATCGTGGTTCCAGAGCGGTATTGTTACGTAGTAGAACGTCTAGGAGTTTTCAAAGGCGCTTTAAAAGCAGGATTTCATTTTCTCTGGCCAGTCATAGAAGTTGTGAAATACAGACAAAACCTAAAAGAAATAGCGATCGATATTCCACCTCAGATGTGTATTACAAAAGACAACGTTTCTATCTCTGTGGATGGAATTCTCTATTTGAAAGTAGTAGACGCGTATAAGGCCTCTTATGCGATCGAAAACTTTATGTTAGCAACTCAACAACTCGCCCAAACGACTCTTCGTTCCGAAATTGGTAAACTCATTTTAGATCAGACCTTTTCAGAAAGAGATGATATTAATTCACACGTTGTGCGTGCTTTGGACGAGGCTACGGATCCTTGGGGAATTAAGGTCACAAGATATGAAATCAAAAACATATCCCCGCCAAAGGAAATTCTTCATGAAATGGAAGAACAGGTAAAAGCGGAACGAGTAAAACGAGCGGAGATTACCATCTCGGAAGGAGAAAAACTTTCTAGGATCAATCGTTCTGTGGGAGAAAGAGAAGAAGCGATCAACATCTCCGAAGGGGAAAAGATGAAAAAGATCAACGAAGCAGAAGGTAAGGCTTTAGAAATCGAATTGATCGCCGCGGCGAAAGCAAAAGGGATCCGTATGATCGCAGAATCAATTTCCAAAGAAGGTGGGGAAGAAGCGGTCAATCTACAAATTACGGAAGACTATTTAACTGGGCTCGGAGAAATTCTAAGTACGTCTAAAACTACAATTCTACCCGCGGAACTTGCTAATATAGCAAGTGTATTTGAAGGACTTTCCAAAGTCACCGGAAAATTACCTGAAATCAAAACACAAAAAGAGAAGGAAGGTCAATAA
- the fliM gene encoding flagellar motor switch protein FliM: MTEILSQDEIDALLSAISSGEVSESDYASVSEQKKVKIYDFKRPDKFSKDQIRTLQMMHETFARLATTGLSAQLRALVSVHVASVDQLTYEEFIRSIPNPTTLAVINMDPLRGSAILEIDPSISFTIIDRLFGGKGEQAKISRELSEIEMSVMEGIIVRILGNMRESWSTVIDLRPRLGNIETNPQFAQVVPPNDMVVLITLETKIGEVEGMTNLCIPYITIEPIINKLSAQYWYSSIRKGELDENRAVIQERLDQVAIPLIAEVGSVDVSINDFMNLSIGDVVKLENTSTRSEMIVKVGERKKFKCLPGRVGSRLAIQIGERVEDIPDELLGSTRSEQEY, from the coding sequence ATGACAGAAATTTTATCCCAAGATGAAATTGACGCGTTACTAAGCGCTATCAGTTCCGGTGAAGTCAGCGAATCGGATTACGCTTCCGTTTCTGAACAAAAAAAGGTAAAGATCTACGATTTTAAACGTCCGGATAAATTTTCAAAAGACCAAATCCGTACTTTACAAATGATGCATGAAACCTTTGCGCGTCTTGCAACCACGGGACTCTCGGCTCAGCTAAGAGCGCTTGTTTCGGTTCACGTTGCTTCTGTGGATCAGTTGACCTACGAAGAATTCATTCGTTCCATTCCGAATCCTACCACGCTTGCAGTAATCAACATGGATCCTCTTAGAGGTTCTGCGATCTTAGAAATTGATCCGTCGATTTCTTTTACGATCATCGATCGTCTGTTTGGTGGTAAAGGAGAACAGGCAAAAATTTCCAGAGAACTTTCTGAAATAGAAATGAGCGTAATGGAAGGGATTATCGTAAGAATTTTAGGAAACATGAGAGAATCATGGTCCACGGTGATAGACTTAAGACCTAGGCTTGGAAACATTGAAACGAACCCTCAATTTGCACAGGTGGTTCCTCCAAACGATATGGTGGTTTTGATCACTCTGGAAACTAAAATCGGAGAAGTAGAAGGGATGACGAACCTTTGTATCCCTTATATCACGATCGAACCGATCATCAATAAACTGTCTGCACAATATTGGTATTCTTCCATTCGTAAGGGAGAATTGGATGAGAACCGCGCCGTGATTCAAGAAAGATTAGATCAGGTAGCCATTCCTTTGATTGCGGAAGTTGGATCTGTGGATGTTTCGATTAACGACTTTATGAATCTTTCTATTGGAGATGTAGTGAAGCTTGAAAACACTTCTACAAGATCAGAGATGATCGTAAAAGTAGGAGAAAGAAAAAAGTTCAAATGTCTTCCTGGAAGAGTGGGGAGCAGACTTGCGATTCAAATCGGCGAAAGAGTAGAAGATATTCCAGATGAACTTTTGGGTTCTACACGTTCCGAGCAAGAATATTAG
- the fcpB gene encoding flagellar-coiling protein FcpB encodes MKLQKLFLAVLIAISTAVFSQQNSGSDQKSQPSSAQLGQSILETEKKLDEKIFELNQRLTRHTVLMKMKVRVLPFRTVLFKGKANNDECTPAINQEDPANNCIRVEVYDFIRDEERGLNKNVQGALAKYMEIYFEGQNSNDPEPRTEPPRNINKLKSKIYKNNMVLEDKIISEVMDRGPNTQPSHNDKVEVFFQKDNYPEYGRPETPSEKGVGKYILAGVENTKTHPIRNSFKKEFYIKHLDQFDRLFTKIFDYNDQLGNENYKENVDALKDSLRY; translated from the coding sequence ATGAAACTTCAAAAGCTATTTTTAGCAGTTTTAATTGCAATTTCGACCGCGGTATTTTCTCAGCAAAATTCCGGATCCGATCAAAAATCACAACCATCCAGTGCTCAGTTAGGCCAATCCATTCTGGAAACTGAGAAAAAACTAGATGAAAAAATTTTCGAACTGAATCAAAGACTAACGCGTCATACGGTTCTTATGAAAATGAAAGTCAGAGTTCTTCCTTTCAGAACGGTTCTGTTTAAAGGAAAAGCAAATAATGACGAGTGTACACCCGCAATCAACCAAGAAGACCCAGCAAATAATTGCATTCGTGTCGAGGTCTACGACTTTATTCGAGACGAAGAAAGAGGTTTGAACAAAAATGTTCAAGGGGCTCTTGCGAAATATATGGAGATCTACTTTGAAGGTCAAAATAGCAATGATCCAGAACCTAGAACAGAACCTCCTAGAAACATCAACAAACTGAAATCTAAGATCTATAAGAATAATATGGTATTGGAAGATAAGATCATATCCGAAGTGATGGACAGAGGACCAAACACTCAACCGTCTCACAACGATAAGGTGGAAGTATTCTTTCAAAAAGACAATTACCCAGAATACGGTCGTCCTGAAACTCCATCCGAAAAAGGTGTTGGTAAATACATTCTTGCAGGTGTAGAAAATACAAAAACCCATCCGATTCGGAACTCTTTCAAAAAAGAATTCTATATCAAACACCTAGATCAGTTTGACAGACTCTTTACTAAAATTTTCGACTACAACGACCAGTTAGGAAACGAAAACTACAAAGAGAACGTGGACGCCTTAAAGGATTCCCTCCGCTATTAA
- the argH gene encoding argininosuccinate lyase — protein MTEKEKKLWGGRFQENASSILERIGQSISFDHKLYKEDIQGSIAHARMLKQIGILNSEELSKIETALAQIKIELEEGRFEFKSELEDIHMHIEFRLTELIGETGKKLHTARSRNDQVTQDVRLYILNQGKEILKSIINLRSSLYQKAKQSLDIIIPGYTHLQVAQPIRASQYFLSWFWSLERDQEFFRFAFRASEELALGSGAMAGVNYPTDREFLKKELGLSKVSPNSMDGVSSRDHILEFLFACTQLMIHVSRICEDIILYSSQEFGILKLPDSLTTGSSIMPQKKNPDIAELIRGKSGRVIGNLNHLLVMLKGLPSTYNRDLQEDKLALFDSIETVQISLEGIREMIEGWIWVPERAEVSLKNGFATATDLADFLVNEKKIPFRTAHELVGTLVGVCVKQKKTLFDLPESDRVSISKHFVGKEYEDAVSLSLSADKKISYGGTSKKRQEEQLKIALDSLKEAERLFL, from the coding sequence ATGACTGAAAAAGAAAAAAAACTTTGGGGTGGAAGATTTCAAGAGAACGCCTCTTCGATTTTAGAAAGGATCGGACAATCTATATCCTTCGATCATAAACTTTATAAAGAAGATATTCAAGGAAGTATCGCACATGCTAGAATGTTAAAACAGATCGGAATCTTAAATTCAGAAGAATTGTCTAAAATAGAAACCGCTCTTGCTCAGATTAAAATTGAATTGGAAGAAGGAAGATTCGAATTTAAATCGGAGCTAGAAGACATTCATATGCACATAGAGTTTCGTCTAACGGAACTAATCGGTGAAACCGGAAAAAAATTACATACTGCGCGATCCAGAAATGATCAAGTTACTCAAGACGTAAGACTTTATATTTTAAATCAAGGAAAAGAAATTCTAAAGTCCATCATAAATCTTAGATCCTCTCTTTATCAAAAGGCAAAACAGAGTTTGGACATAATTATACCCGGTTATACCCATTTACAAGTTGCTCAGCCCATTCGCGCGTCCCAATATTTTCTTTCTTGGTTTTGGTCTTTAGAAAGAGATCAGGAGTTTTTTCGTTTTGCGTTTAGGGCTTCGGAGGAATTGGCTCTAGGTTCCGGAGCAATGGCGGGTGTGAACTATCCTACGGACAGAGAATTTTTGAAAAAAGAATTAGGACTTTCTAAAGTATCTCCGAATTCAATGGACGGAGTTTCCAGTAGGGATCATATTCTAGAATTCTTATTTGCGTGTACTCAGTTGATGATCCATGTTTCTAGGATTTGTGAGGATATTATTCTTTATTCTTCCCAAGAATTTGGAATTTTAAAACTACCAGATTCCCTTACGACCGGCTCTTCCATCATGCCTCAGAAAAAAAATCCAGATATTGCAGAACTCATTCGTGGAAAGTCGGGAAGGGTGATCGGAAATCTAAATCATCTTTTAGTAATGCTCAAAGGTTTACCTTCCACATACAACCGGGATTTGCAAGAAGATAAATTAGCTCTGTTTGATTCTATCGAAACAGTTCAAATTAGTTTAGAGGGAATTCGAGAAATGATTGAAGGTTGGATCTGGGTTCCTGAAAGGGCGGAAGTTTCCTTAAAAAATGGATTTGCGACCGCGACGGATCTCGCCGACTTTCTAGTAAACGAGAAGAAAATTCCTTTTCGAACGGCTCATGAACTTGTAGGAACTCTTGTTGGAGTTTGTGTAAAACAAAAAAAGACATTGTTCGATTTACCAGAATCGGATCGAGTTTCAATTTCGAAACATTTTGTAGGAAAGGAGTATGAGGATGCGGTTTCTCTCTCTCTTTCTGCGGATAAAAAAATTTCTTATGGAGGTACTTCTAAAAAAAGACAGGAAGAGCAGTTAAAAATTGCGCTGGATTCTTTGAAGGAAGCAGAAAGATTGTTTTTATGA
- a CDS encoding SPFH domain-containing protein, translating into METFQTTFVIIFWTLFGIYFTYKLYRSIRIVSAQDCIVVEKFGRYSRTLHAGLHLLWPFIEKDSYHHTLKEQATDVPPQTCITKDNVKVEMDGILYLKVLDPYKASYGINDYQFAASQLAQTTMRAIIGTMDLDVTFETRDAINNKILEVLDQAAEPWGIKVNRYEIVNITPPKSILEAMEKEKKAQISKKAQISLSEGDRDAKINRSLGFKEEAINKSEGEKQKRINEAEGVAKEVESIAIATAKGIELIAQSIHSQGGKDAVKLRIGQKFIKEFEKISGKKTEVVLPLNLANFRSILKSVLGNTDQKN; encoded by the coding sequence ATGGAAACGTTTCAAACCACATTTGTAATCATATTCTGGACTTTATTCGGAATTTATTTTACATACAAACTCTATCGTTCCATTCGAATCGTCTCCGCTCAAGATTGTATCGTAGTTGAAAAATTTGGAAGATACAGTAGAACCTTACACGCTGGACTTCATCTTCTTTGGCCATTTATCGAAAAAGATTCGTATCATCATACTTTGAAAGAACAAGCAACGGATGTTCCTCCTCAAACCTGTATTACAAAGGACAACGTAAAAGTAGAGATGGACGGAATTCTTTATTTAAAAGTATTAGATCCTTATAAAGCGAGTTACGGAATCAACGATTATCAGTTTGCAGCTTCTCAACTTGCACAAACTACGATGCGCGCCATTATCGGAACGATGGATTTAGATGTGACCTTCGAAACAAGAGACGCGATCAATAATAAAATTTTAGAAGTATTAGACCAAGCTGCAGAACCTTGGGGAATCAAGGTCAACCGTTATGAAATCGTAAACATCACTCCTCCTAAGTCCATCTTAGAAGCGATGGAAAAGGAGAAAAAAGCGCAGATTTCTAAGAAAGCGCAAATTTCACTTTCGGAAGGGGATAGAGATGCAAAGATCAATCGATCTCTGGGCTTTAAGGAAGAAGCGATCAATAAATCCGAAGGAGAAAAACAAAAAAGAATCAATGAAGCAGAAGGGGTTGCCAAAGAAGTAGAATCAATCGCGATCGCGACCGCAAAAGGTATTGAACTCATCGCTCAATCCATTCACTCTCAAGGAGGAAAAGATGCGGTCAAATTACGGATCGGTCAAAAGTTTATCAAAGAATTTGAAAAAATCTCCGGTAAAAAAACGGAAGTAGTACTTCCTTTAAATCTAGCGAACTTCCGCTCGATTTTAAAATCCGTTTTAGGAAATACAGATCAGAAAAATTAA
- a CDS encoding ferredoxin produces the protein MATKIAYVDKDNCTSCNQCADNLPKYFQMDDNDTSETHIGGEMVNQAPIPEEDWKIVQKEMDECPGECIQWKK, from the coding sequence ATGGCGACTAAAATTGCGTATGTAGACAAGGATAACTGCACTTCCTGCAATCAATGTGCAGACAATCTTCCGAAATATTTTCAAATGGACGATAATGATACTTCGGAAACCCATATCGGAGGAGAAATGGTCAACCAAGCTCCGATTCCTGAAGAAGATTGGAAAATTGTTCAAAAAGAAATGGATGAATGCCCAGGCGAATGTATTCAGTGGAAAAAATAA
- a CDS encoding peptidylprolyl isomerase: MRIIFGILTLVCCLTCNRNQFTQTKYQPEVYTTSSVVVPKPDTAIVPLPDKPAIYAIFLTTQGTMVLELFDKDAPKTVQNFIDLAQGEKEFLSRNGQKVKKPFYDGLTFHRVIENFMIQGGCPNGDGTGGPGYRFEDEINGKSLGLDQMKAGESPYYQYQLQRVVANELQIKNREEAEAKRELIEKAFEDAKKLSVLEILFRTGYKYNEILKSHKAVKGSLAMANAGPNTNGSQFFINQVDTPHLNGLHTVFGQLITGEDVVDKIVKTGNSKTTIKKVLIVDKRNVTTTTPQ; this comes from the coding sequence ATGAGAATTATTTTTGGAATATTAACGCTTGTTTGTTGTTTAACGTGTAATCGAAATCAGTTTACTCAAACCAAATACCAACCGGAAGTTTATACCACTTCTTCCGTAGTGGTTCCAAAACCGGACACTGCAATTGTTCCTCTACCGGACAAACCTGCGATTTACGCGATATTTTTGACTACTCAAGGAACGATGGTGCTTGAGTTATTCGATAAGGACGCTCCTAAAACGGTTCAGAATTTCATTGATCTCGCTCAGGGTGAAAAAGAATTTTTATCTAGAAACGGACAAAAAGTAAAAAAACCTTTTTATGACGGTTTGACTTTTCATAGAGTGATTGAAAATTTTATGATTCAAGGAGGTTGTCCGAACGGAGACGGAACAGGAGGCCCTGGTTATCGTTTTGAAGATGAAATCAACGGGAAATCGCTTGGACTTGATCAAATGAAAGCGGGTGAGTCTCCTTACTATCAATATCAATTGCAGAGAGTAGTAGCAAACGAACTTCAAATTAAAAATAGGGAAGAGGCGGAAGCCAAAAGAGAATTGATCGAAAAGGCATTTGAAGACGCTAAAAAATTATCCGTTTTAGAAATTCTTTTTAGAACTGGATACAAATATAATGAAATTTTAAAGTCTCATAAAGCAGTCAAAGGATCTCTGGCAATGGCAAATGCCGGACCTAATACAAACGGTTCTCAATTTTTTATCAACCAAGTGGATACACCTCATTTAAATGGACTTCATACCGTTTTTGGACAACTTATAACCGGAGAAGATGTAGTGGATAAAATTGTAAAAACTGGTAACTCCAAAACTACGATTAAAAAAGTGCTTATCGTAGATAAAAGAAACGTAACTACAACAACCCCACAATGA
- a CDS encoding NfeD family protein — MFDFTSNLPTTLWIGGGVLLILTEFFIPGTFVAFLGTSGIITGIVVYFFDISIGWQFGLWIFLSALLIYVGSTAIRKIFPAQIEHSIPKNDEVGKLVPVVKDVLVERKGGRVLFQGVEWDAISKKSRIPKGNKARILSRDNLTFLVEPLELPEE, encoded by the coding sequence ATGTTTGATTTTACTTCCAACCTACCTACAACGCTTTGGATCGGAGGAGGCGTTTTACTGATTCTAACCGAATTTTTTATTCCGGGAACCTTCGTAGCATTTTTAGGAACCTCTGGTATTATTACTGGAATTGTTGTTTATTTTTTTGATATTTCTATCGGCTGGCAATTTGGACTTTGGATCTTTCTTTCCGCACTATTGATCTATGTAGGAAGTACTGCAATTCGAAAGATTTTTCCGGCTCAAATTGAACATTCCATTCCGAAAAATGATGAGGTAGGAAAATTGGTTCCTGTAGTTAAAGATGTTCTTGTGGAAAGAAAAGGTGGAAGAGTCCTTTTTCAAGGAGTGGAATGGGATGCTATTTCTAAAAAGTCCAGAATTCCCAAAGGAAACAAAGCAAGAATTTTGAGCCGAGACAATCTTACATTTCTCGTGGAACCTTTAGAACTTCCGGAAGAATAA
- a CDS encoding AAA family ATPase, producing the protein MSSPSTSKETTLSEVDFTKTKSFLHGELSSLGFSNVDLPVITSEKKDLKIEFTVTSISKAALLDCFQILKNHIENLRIHTFEPGYYCIQALNENLFETKNLLDTIRFRFYSGRTKNRVEITKKGDFTREELFAILGLFQFLKSEKNIETAKPEELLASLGVEVFHPANAEKNGKSISFDQIAGYEGVKQQILESIILPLKNPEILTELSKLTRKFPSDTRPRAVLFEGDPGVGKTTMARVVSYMTGLPLIYVPVESIMSKYYGESAQNMAYVFDAAALFPGCLIFLDEIDSLAGNREEGMFEATRKILSVLLRKIDGFTSQRNSVTIGATNRKQDLDHALLSRFDRTIYFPLPDLEERSKILETYAIHLSKTERMRISESLIGHSGRTIRDFCDLIERKWASYLIEKGLKPVPPPYELYLENTSKSEK; encoded by the coding sequence TTGAGTTCCCCTTCCACTTCTAAAGAAACAACCCTTTCCGAAGTAGATTTTACAAAAACAAAAAGTTTTCTTCATGGAGAATTGAGCTCGCTTGGTTTTTCCAATGTAGACCTTCCAGTAATTACTTCTGAAAAAAAAGATCTTAAGATCGAATTTACTGTCACTTCCATCTCCAAAGCGGCCCTACTAGACTGTTTTCAGATTCTCAAAAACCATATTGAAAATCTAAGAATCCATACCTTCGAACCAGGTTATTATTGTATTCAAGCATTGAATGAAAATCTGTTCGAAACAAAAAACCTTTTGGACACAATTCGATTTCGATTCTATTCCGGAAGAACTAAAAATCGAGTCGAAATCACTAAAAAAGGAGATTTTACAAGAGAAGAATTATTTGCCATACTAGGACTTTTCCAATTCTTAAAATCGGAAAAAAACATCGAAACCGCAAAACCGGAAGAACTATTGGCTTCTTTAGGAGTAGAAGTCTTTCATCCGGCAAACGCGGAAAAAAACGGAAAATCCATTTCCTTTGACCAAATAGCAGGATACGAAGGGGTCAAACAACAAATCTTAGAATCCATCATTCTTCCTTTAAAAAACCCGGAAATTCTCACCGAACTTTCTAAACTGACTCGAAAATTTCCAAGCGATACAAGACCCAGAGCCGTTCTTTTTGAAGGAGATCCAGGTGTCGGAAAAACTACAATGGCTCGGGTAGTTTCTTATATGACCGGGCTTCCTCTCATTTACGTCCCAGTAGAATCGATTATGAGTAAATACTACGGAGAAAGTGCCCAAAACATGGCCTATGTATTTGATGCAGCCGCTCTTTTTCCGGGCTGTCTTATTTTTTTAGATGAAATTGATTCCCTGGCCGGGAACAGAGAAGAAGGTATGTTCGAGGCTACTAGAAAAATTCTTTCGGTTCTTCTACGAAAAATAGACGGTTTTACTAGTCAGAGAAACTCGGTCACAATCGGAGCTACAAATCGAAAACAGGATCTAGACCACGCACTTCTTTCCCGATTTGATCGAACCATTTATTTCCCTTTACCCGATTTAGAGGAAAGATCTAAAATTTTAGAGACTTACGCAATCCATCTTTCTAAAACCGAAAGGATGCGGATCTCTGAGAGTCTAATCGGACATTCCGGAAGAACGATTCGAGATTTTTGTGATTTAATAGAAAGAAAATGGGCTTCTTATCTAATCGAAAAAGGATTGAAACCCGTCCCGCCACCCTATGAGCTGTATCTGGAAAATACCTCCAAATCTGAGAAATAA